The proteins below come from a single Triticum aestivum cultivar Chinese Spring chromosome 5D, IWGSC CS RefSeq v2.1, whole genome shotgun sequence genomic window:
- the LOC123121256 gene encoding uncharacterized protein: MGPIHTKLMTEGSTHFIALLEECNKIVPGAETLLLAAIAGSSVKCVKLLVEAGADVNDGLITPLVAAATNTACLKYLLEAGANPNVPDNFGRMPIEIAALDGSREDVEILFPVTYCIPTVHDWSIDGIIHHAKSASMKQGDHSNVRRMAELKSLAVNSLKRNDYFSAATLYSVAMKHDRHDATLLSNRSLCFLRMGDGHKALQDALACSEMRPGWPKGWYRLGAALMLLKV; this comes from the exons ATGGGGCCAATCCACACAAAGTTGATGACCGAGGGTTCAACCCACTTCATCGCGCTGCTCGAAGAG TGTAACAAGATAGTACCTGGTGCTgaaacccttcttcttgctgcaatAGCGGGTTCCTCAGTGAAATGTGTCAAGCTCCTGGTCGAG GCTGGTGCGGATGTCAATGACGGTCTTATAACCCCTTTAGTTGCTGCTGCTACAAATACTGCATGCTTGAAATACTTACTGGAAGCTGGTGCCAACCCTAATGTTCCTGACAAC TTTGGTAGGATGCCAATAGAAATtgctgcactggatggttcaaggGAAGACGTTGAGATCTTATTTCCTGTGACTTATTGTATTCCAACTGTGCATGATTGGAGCATCGACGGAATAATACACCATGCAAAGTCAGCGTCTATGAAGCAG GGTGATCATTCAAATGTGAGAAGAATGGCAGAGTTGAAGTCACTTGCGGTTAATTCTCTTAAGAGAAACGATTATTTTTCTGCGGCAACACTGTACAGTGTG GCAATGAAGCATGACCGTCATGACGCTACTTTGTTATCGAACAGAAGCCTTTGCTTTCTCCGCATGGGCGATGGGCACAAGGCTTTGCAGGATGCTCTTGCGTGCAGTGAAATGCGGCCTGGCTGGCCAAAGGGCTGGTACCGGCTGGGCGCCGCGCTCATGTTATTGAAGGTGTGA